A single region of the Raphanus sativus cultivar WK10039 chromosome 1, ASM80110v3, whole genome shotgun sequence genome encodes:
- the LOC108805815 gene encoding probable calcium-binding protein CML27, which produces MASAHPETAKPTPPAPTVVDMANPEELKKVFDQFDSNGDGKISVTELGGVFKAMGTSYTETELNRVLEEVDTDRDGFINVDEFSALCRSSSSASEIRDAFDLYDEDKNGLISAAELHKVLNRLGMSCSVEDCARMIGPVDADGDGNVNFEEFQKMMTSSSLANNSSNNGSAAANGGSA; this is translated from the coding sequence ATGGCAAGCGCTCACCCCGAAACCGCCAAACCTACGCCACCAGCACCAACGGTGGTTGACATGGCGAATCCCGAGGAGCTCAAGAAGGTTTTCGACCAGTTCGACTCCAACGGCGACGGGAAGATCTCGGTGACCGAGCTCGGAGGCGTTTTCAAGGCCATGGGGACTTCCTACACGGAGACGGAGCTCAACCGCGTGCTGGAGGAGGTCGACACCGATCGCGACGGCTTCATCAACGTGGACGAGTTCTCCGCCCTCTGccgctcctcctcctccgcgtCCGAGATCCGCGACGCCTTCGATCTGTACGACGAGGACAAGAACGGGCTCATCTCCGCCGCCGAGCTCCACAAGGTGCTTAACCGTTTGGGGATGTCGTGCTCCGTGGAGGACTGCGCTCGGATGATCGGCCCCGTGGATGCTGACGGCGACGGGAATGTCAACTTCGAGGAGTTTCAGAAGATGATGACGTCGTCCTCCCTCGCTAACAACAGCAGCAACAACGGATCCGCGGCGGCGAACGGTGGTTCGGCCTAG
- the LOC108805930 gene encoding thaumatin-like protein has translation MASPILFNFAFFLLLSHASASTVVFFNKCRYPVWPGIQPSAGQNILADGGFKLPSNKAYTLQLPPLWSGRFWGRHGCTFDRSGRGRCATGDCGGSLTCNGSGGSPPATLAEITLGQQLDFYDVSLVDGYNLAMSIMPVKGRGQCSYAGCVSDLNRMCPVGLQVRSRNGKRVLACKSACSAFNSPQYCCTGTFGNPLTCKPTSYSRIFKVACPKAYSYAYDDPTSIATCSKANYIVTFCPHHRR, from the exons ATGGCTTCACCAATCCTCTTCAACtttgctttctttcttcttctgtcTCACGCTTCAG CTTCAACGGTAGTATTCTTCAACAAATGCAGATACCCAGTGTGGCCAGGGATCCAGCCCAGCGCCGGCCAAAACATACTCGCCGACGGTGGATTTAAGCTACCGTCTAACAAAGCCTACACCCTTCAGCTCCCACCGCTTTGGTCCGGCCGCTTCTGGGGTCGTCACGGCTGCACATTCGACAGATCTGGCCGTGGTCGCTGCGCCACCGGTGATTGCGGCGGTTCTCTCACCTGCAACGGATCCGGCGGTTCACCTCCGGCCACTCTCGCGGAAATCACTCTAGGCCAACAGCTTGACTTCTATGACGTCAGCCTCGTCGACGG TTATAACCTCGCGATGTCGATAATGCCGGTGAAAGGTAGAGGTCAGTGTAGCTACGCCGGTTGTGTAAGCGATCTAAACCGGATGTGCCCGGTTGGGTTACAAGTCCGGTCACGCAACGGGAAACGGGTGTTAGCCTGTAAAAGCGCTTGCTCTGCCTTCAATTCACCGCAGTACTGTTGTACCGGCACGTTCGGTAACCCACTCACCTGCAAGCCAACGTCTTATTCCAGAATCTTCAAGGTCGCTTGCCCTAAAGCTTACTCTTATGCTTACGACGACCCAACCAGCATCGCAACTTGTTCCAAGGCTAACTACATTGTCACCTTTTGCCCTCACCATCGCCGTTAA
- the LOC108805920 gene encoding ERAD-associated E3 ubiquitin-protein ligase component HRD3A, which translates to MRISGHVIVFLSIIVLCYIDLSVHARPVVLVLSNDDLNSGGDDPGVGDSSDFDEFGESEPKSEEELDPGSWRRMFEPDDDSTVESASPQYYSGLHKILSAASEGNDRLMEEAVEEIEAASSSGDPHSQSLMGFVYGNGMMREKSKSKSFLHHSFAAEGGNMQSKMALAFTYLRQDMHDKAVKLYAELAETAVNSFLISKDSPVVEPTRIHSGTEENKGALRKSRGEEDEDFQILEYQAQKGNAAAMYKIGLFYYFGLRGLRRDHTKALHWFSKAVEKGEPRSMELLGEIYARGAGVERNYTKALEWLTLAAKEGLYSAFNGIGYLYVKGYGVEKKNYTKAREYFEKAVDNEDPSGHYNLGVLYLKGIGVKRDVRQATKYFFVAANAGQPKAFYQLAKMFHTGVGLKKNLEMATSFYKLVAERGPWSSLSRWALEAYLKGDVGKALILYSRMAEMGYEVAQSNAAWILDKYGERSMCMGASGFCTDKERHERAHSLWWRASEQGNEHAALLIGDAYYYGRGTERDYVRAAEAYMHAKSQSNAQAMFNLGYMHEHGQGLPFDLHLAKRYYDQALQSDAAAKLPVTLALASLWLRRNYADTFLVRVVDSLPEVYPKVETWVENVVFDEGNATILTLFVCLITILYLRERQRRQVVVPDPVGGDVAQPLDADVAQHLAAFPR; encoded by the exons ATGAGAATCTCAGGCCACGTAATCGTTTTCCTCTCTATAATTGTACTCTGTTACATCGATCTCAGCGTCCACGCTCGCCCCGTCGTCCTCGTCCTCTCCAACGACGATCTCAACAGCGGCGGAGACGATCCCGGAGTCGGAGACTCCTCCGACTTCGACGAATTCGGCGAATCCGAGCCCAAATCCGAGGAGGAGCTCGACCCCGGCTCGTGGCGACGGATGTTCGAGCCGGACGACGACTCCACCGTCGAATCCGCGTCGCCGCAGTACTACTCCGGCCTCCACAAGATTCTCTCGGCGGCGAGCGAGGGGAACGACAGGCTGATGGAGGAGGCGGTGGAGGAGATAGAGGCGGCTTCCTCGTCCGGAGATCCGCACTCGCAGTCGCTGATGGGGTTCGTCTACGGGAACGGGATGATGAGGGAGAAGAGCAAAAGCAAGTCCTTCCTTCACCATAGCTTCGCAGCTGAAGGTGGGAACATGCAGTCCAAGATGGCTCTTGCCTTCACCTATCTTCGACAAGAT ATGCATGATAAAGCTGTGAAACTATACGCTGAGCTAGCAGAGACAGCTGTGAACAGCTTTCTGATCTCAAAGGACTCTCCCGTGGTGGAACCGACTAGGATTCATAGCGGGACTGAAGAGAACAAAGGCGCTTTAAGGAAATCACGAGGGGAGGAGGATGAGGATTTTCAGATATTGGAGTATCAGGCGCAGAAAGGCAATGCTGCGGCCATGTACAAGATTGGACTGTTCTACTACTTTGGTCTTCGAGGGTTGAGGCGTGATCACACCAAGGCGTTGCACTGGTTTTCGAAGGCGGTGGAGAAAGGAGAGCCGAGGTCTATGGAGCTTCTTGGGGAGATATATGCACGAGGAGCTGGTGTTGAGAGAAACTATACCAAGGCGCTTGAGTGGCTTACACTTGCGGCGAAAGAAGGTCTCTATTCAGCGTTTAATGGGATTGGTTACTTGTATGTTAAAGGCTATGGAGTAGAGAAGAAAAACTACACCAAG GCAAGAGAATATTTTGAAAAGGCTGTTGACAATGAAGACCCCAGTGGGCATTATAACCTTGGGGTTCTGTATCTTAAAGGCATAGGAGTCAAAAGGGATGTGAGGCAGGCAACAAAGTACTTCTTTGTTGCTGCAAATGCTGGTCAACCAAAGGCTTTTTATCAACTCGCCAAGATGTTCCATACTGGAGTTGGGCTTAAGAAGAACCTGGAAATG GCCACTTCTTTCTATAAGTTAGTAGCCGAAAGAGGACCATGGAGTTCTCTCTCTAGATGGGCACTTGAAGCTTACCTGAAAGGTGATGTGGGTAAGGCTTTAATCTTATACTCAAGAATGGCAGAGATGGGTTATGAAGTAGCACAAAGTAATGCTGCATGGATCCTCGATAAATACGGTGAAAGAAGCATGTGCATGGGAGCATCTGGATTTTGCACAGACAAGGAGAGACATGAGAGAGCACATTCTTTGTGGTGGCGTGCCTCTGAACAAGGCAATGAGCATGCTGCTCTCCTTATTGGAGATGCATATTACTATGGCCGG GGAACCGAGAGAGATTATGTGCGTGCGGCTGAGGCATACATGCATGCTAAATCACAGTCCAATGCGCAAGCAATGTTCAACTTAGGATACATGCATGAGCATGGACAAGGGCTTCCCTTTGATCTGCATCTAGCAAAACGTTACTACGATCAGGCACTTCAGAGCGATGCAGCAGCTAAATTGCCAGTCACACTTGCTCTCGCCAGCTTATGGCTACGTAGAAACTATGCTGATACCTTCCTG GTGAGAGTTGTGGACTCTTTACCAGAAGTGTATCCAAAGGTAGAGACTTGGGTTGAGAATGTGGTGTTTGACGAAGGTAACGCGACAATCCTCACACTTTTTGTCTGCCTTATTACGATTCTCTATCTACGAGAGAGACAACGAAGACAAGTCGTTGTCCCTGATCCAGTGGGAGGAGATGTGGCACAACCTCTTGATGCTGACGTTGCACAACACCTGGCTGCGTTCCCACGGTGA
- the LOC130511649 gene encoding O-fucosyltransferase 23-like, translating into MVLRKKKISSSTKSFLIGEEGETESIRLSLSLSLFRMNSPLSYKNLRLVSKSIAFKCLLLVGIALFYKALFLSSSPRIVLLTRARHTSHSYSTGGVGTDKFLEVPQIVWGLNNRRTMLRSLSVWLWSMRSRERQIKL; encoded by the exons ATggttttgagaaagaaaaaaatcagttCCTCGACGAAATC GTTTCTAATTGGAGAAGAAGGTGAAACTGAATCgattcgtctctctctctctctctctctgtttcggATGAATTCTCCTTTGAGTTACAAGAATCTGAGACTCGTTTCTAAATCCATCGCTTTCAaatgtcttcttcttgttggaATTGCTCTGTTCTATAAAGCTCTGTTTCTGTCTTCCTCTCCCAGAATCGTTCTCTTGACTCGAGCTCGTCACACCTCACATTCCTACTCAACCGGTGGAGTCGGGACAGATAAGTTTCTCGAGGTTCCTCAGATCGTATGGGGACTGAACAATCGAAGGACTATGCTAAGGTCTTTGAGTGTATGGTTGTGGTCAATGAGATCTCGAGAGAGGCAGATAAAGTTGTGA